One window of Cystobacter fuscus DSM 2262 genomic DNA carries:
- a CDS encoding lantibiotic dehydratase, translated as MKTAQTENTSWDFPFAPSGFFVLRTPLLPFDELDTWGQGMEAPRLPPGLPLEPALQRDRATLRARLAELVRRPEVREALFVASPGFHDHLEQWERAPESEQGVKLERGLVRYLSRMAGRPTPFGLFAGYSVGELGEHTRLRTGPRERYQRHTRLDMDYACLLAEAFSRSPTLRPHIPHRPSTSLYRASNQLRYAERRLAARHRAYHLMAIEPTEYLEAALARARHGARPEELARFLVELDPDVSLHEARGYVDELIDSQLLVSELHPPVTGPEALPELISQLRQLPGTTSLTETLGAVQSCLEHLDREGLGASSERYLDVARMLAKLPAPVELPRLFQVDLVKPAPEAVLGKEVLRELEKGVRLLHRLHPSPPEDGLEAFRDAFLQRYAGRELPLLEVLDEESGIGFVTSGAPDARAVPLLEGLSLGAPREARASFGEREARLLHKLEHVQRTGSQVMELSDEDLAQLENASRAPLPDAFMAMATVAAESEESLARGRFQVRLLMAAGPSGANVLGRLCLGDEQLHQKVREHLRAEESSRPDAVYAEIVHLPQGRVGNILARPVLRDHELTYLGRSGAPEDQQIDASDLLISLQGRRIVLRSRRLGLEIIPRMTNAHDHGARSLGLYRFLCTLATQHQCGALQWSWGPLAHAHFLPRVTHGRLVLSVARWNFWRDTLEGLGTITGARRFAAIQALRAEYRLPRFIALEEGDQILPVDLDNVLSVDTLVQRIKDRPRVTLVELFPRPEELCAHGPEGRFHHEVVVPFGRTRPAPAEPRRLHEVPGPRPELSARGFLPGSEWLDARLYTGAATADRLLTGLVAPLVRAALGSSAADGWFFVREADPDWHLRLRFHGAPERLQEVQHELMSMLSRARREGLVWKVQLDTYEREVERYGGMEGMRLCERLFQVDSEAALQLLALLRDDDRAEARWRLMLASMDSLLSDLGMDLDAKLRLVTALREGFGREFHVQRATEHQLSERYRRERRGLEQLLVTRRVQQPMLAQGLAVLARRSERQAPITTALRALSEAGRLRVPLAELAGSLLHMNANRMAHCAVRAQELVLHDYLRRHYGSLRARQGQTSPMRSAVILSTAS; from the coding sequence ATGAAAACCGCACAGACCGAGAACACGTCGTGGGACTTCCCCTTCGCCCCCTCCGGCTTCTTCGTGCTCCGCACGCCCCTGCTCCCCTTCGATGAGCTGGACACCTGGGGACAGGGCATGGAGGCCCCCCGCCTTCCGCCGGGCCTGCCCCTGGAGCCGGCGCTCCAACGCGACCGCGCCACGCTGCGCGCGCGCCTGGCGGAGCTGGTGCGCCGGCCCGAGGTGCGTGAGGCGCTCTTCGTGGCCTCGCCCGGCTTCCACGATCACCTGGAGCAGTGGGAGCGCGCCCCCGAGAGCGAGCAGGGAGTGAAGCTGGAGCGCGGCCTCGTGCGCTACCTGTCGCGCATGGCCGGCCGGCCCACGCCCTTCGGCCTCTTCGCGGGCTACTCCGTGGGAGAGCTGGGCGAGCACACCCGGCTGCGCACCGGGCCCCGCGAGCGCTACCAACGCCACACCCGCCTGGACATGGACTACGCGTGCCTGCTCGCGGAGGCGTTCTCCCGCTCGCCCACGCTGCGCCCCCACATCCCCCACCGGCCCAGCACCAGCCTCTACCGCGCCAGCAACCAGCTGCGCTACGCCGAGCGGCGCCTCGCGGCACGCCACCGCGCCTACCACCTCATGGCGATCGAGCCGACCGAGTACCTCGAGGCCGCGCTCGCCCGGGCCCGTCACGGCGCGCGGCCCGAGGAGCTGGCGCGCTTCCTCGTGGAGCTGGACCCCGACGTCAGCCTCCACGAGGCGAGGGGCTACGTCGACGAGCTCATCGACAGTCAGCTCCTCGTGTCCGAGCTGCACCCCCCGGTCACCGGGCCCGAGGCACTCCCCGAGCTCATCTCCCAGTTGCGCCAGCTGCCCGGCACCACGTCCCTCACCGAGACGCTGGGCGCCGTCCAATCCTGCCTGGAGCACCTGGACCGCGAGGGGCTTGGCGCGTCGAGCGAGCGCTACCTGGACGTGGCGCGCATGCTGGCGAAGCTGCCCGCCCCCGTCGAGCTGCCGCGGCTCTTCCAGGTGGACCTCGTCAAGCCCGCCCCCGAGGCCGTGCTGGGCAAGGAGGTGCTGCGCGAGCTGGAGAAGGGGGTGCGGCTGCTGCACCGCCTCCACCCCTCGCCTCCGGAGGATGGCCTGGAGGCCTTCCGCGACGCGTTCCTCCAGCGCTACGCGGGCCGGGAGCTGCCCCTGCTGGAGGTGCTGGACGAGGAATCCGGCATCGGCTTCGTGACGTCCGGCGCCCCGGACGCGCGAGCCGTCCCCCTGCTCGAGGGGCTGAGCCTGGGCGCTCCCCGGGAAGCACGCGCCAGCTTCGGCGAACGCGAGGCCCGGCTGCTGCACAAGCTCGAGCACGTGCAGCGCACGGGCAGCCAGGTGATGGAGTTGAGCGACGAGGACCTCGCCCAACTGGAGAACGCGTCCCGCGCGCCCCTGCCGGACGCCTTCATGGCCATGGCCACCGTGGCGGCCGAGTCCGAGGAGTCGCTCGCCCGGGGCCGCTTCCAGGTCCGCCTGCTCATGGCGGCGGGTCCCTCGGGCGCCAACGTCCTGGGCCGCTTGTGTCTGGGGGACGAGCAGTTGCACCAGAAGGTGCGCGAGCACCTGCGCGCCGAGGAGTCGTCGCGCCCGGACGCGGTCTACGCGGAGATCGTCCACCTGCCCCAGGGCCGGGTCGGCAACATCCTCGCCCGCCCGGTGCTGCGCGACCATGAGCTCACCTACCTGGGCCGCTCCGGCGCCCCCGAGGACCAGCAGATCGACGCGTCCGATCTGCTCATCTCCCTCCAGGGCCGCCGCATCGTGCTGCGCTCGCGGCGGCTGGGGCTCGAGATCATCCCCCGGATGACCAACGCCCACGACCACGGGGCGCGGAGCCTGGGCCTGTACAGGTTCCTGTGCACCCTGGCCACCCAGCACCAGTGCGGCGCCTTGCAATGGAGCTGGGGCCCGCTCGCCCACGCCCACTTCCTGCCGCGCGTCACCCACGGGCGGCTCGTGCTCTCCGTCGCCCGGTGGAACTTCTGGCGCGACACCCTGGAGGGACTCGGCACGATCACCGGCGCCCGGCGCTTCGCCGCCATCCAGGCGCTCCGGGCCGAATACCGCCTGCCCCGCTTCATCGCACTGGAGGAGGGCGACCAGATCCTGCCGGTCGACCTGGACAACGTGCTGAGCGTCGACACGCTGGTGCAGCGCATCAAGGACCGGCCCCGGGTGACGCTGGTGGAGCTGTTCCCCCGGCCCGAGGAGTTGTGCGCCCACGGCCCCGAGGGCCGCTTCCACCACGAGGTGGTGGTGCCCTTCGGCCGCACGCGCCCCGCGCCCGCCGAGCCCCGGCGGCTCCACGAGGTGCCGGGGCCGCGTCCCGAGCTTTCCGCCCGCGGCTTCCTGCCCGGCTCGGAGTGGCTGGACGCCAGGCTCTACACCGGCGCGGCCACCGCGGACCGGCTGCTGACCGGGCTGGTGGCGCCGCTGGTGCGCGCCGCGCTGGGCTCCTCCGCGGCCGACGGGTGGTTCTTCGTCCGCGAAGCAGACCCGGACTGGCACCTGCGGCTGCGCTTCCACGGCGCGCCCGAGCGGCTCCAGGAGGTGCAGCACGAGCTGATGAGCATGCTGTCGCGAGCCCGTCGGGAGGGGCTCGTCTGGAAGGTGCAGCTCGACACCTACGAGCGCGAGGTGGAGCGCTACGGGGGCATGGAGGGCATGAGGCTGTGCGAACGCCTCTTCCAGGTGGACAGCGAGGCGGCACTCCAGTTGTTGGCGCTGCTCCGGGACGACGACCGCGCGGAGGCGCGCTGGCGCTTGATGCTGGCCAGCATGGACTCCCTCTTGTCGGACCTGGGCATGGATCTGGATGCGAAGCTGCGGCTGGTCACCGCGCTGCGCGAGGGCTTCGGCCGCGAGTTCCACGTCCAGCGCGCCACCGAGCACCAGTTGAGCGAGCGCTATCGCCGCGAGCGGCGCGGCCTCGAGCAACTGCTCGTCACGCGCCGGGTCCAACAGCCGATGCTCGCCCAGGGCCTGGCGGTGCTCGCTCGGAGATCAGAGCGGCAGGCGCCCATCACCACCGCGCTCCGGGCCCTGTCCGAGGCGGGAAGGCTGCGAGTACCGCTCGCCGAGCTGGCGGGCAGTCTGCTGCACATGAATGCCAACCGCATGGCCCATTGCGCGGTCCGTGCGCAGGAGCTCGTCCTCCATGACTATCTCCGCCGCCACTACGGCTCCCTGCGGGCCCGCCAAGGACAGACATCGCCGATGCGGTCCGCCGTGATCCTCAGCACCGCGAGTTGA
- a CDS encoding lanthionine synthetase C family protein translates to MKNWTTLLDGELREQALRTVDEIAEVLQFSQGLEGPSLVGGLAGRALLFAELQRGRPQLGHGGHAERLIHQAALAIEEKPLLPWLHGGFTGIAWSIERLGALGLHGLEDMDEIDQVLLDLLTRQPWSAEYDLLQGLVGLGVYALERLPRPLAVQCLEAIVARLEERSTRAGSGLSWWTPPHHLPPQQRAMYTAGCFNLGAAHGVPAVVALLALISRTGVAEKKARELAQGGARWLLANALPHSPGARFPSAVAPGVDVTPCRSAWCHGDPGVVLCLVVTAQALGDEQLEREALAIAREAALRPEEQSGVCDAGLCHGAAGLGHIYNRLYQVSGDATFKQTATEWFTRTLRMRRPGEGVAGFVFWSSPTGKNEDMGWIADKSLLNGVTGTALALLAAAQPHTPLWDGMLMASIPA, encoded by the coding sequence ATGAAGAACTGGACGACACTGCTGGACGGCGAGCTGCGGGAACAAGCACTGCGGACCGTGGATGAGATCGCCGAGGTGCTCCAGTTCAGTCAGGGATTGGAAGGGCCCTCGCTCGTGGGGGGACTCGCCGGACGCGCCCTGCTCTTCGCCGAGTTGCAGCGGGGCCGGCCCCAGCTCGGCCACGGCGGCCACGCGGAGCGGCTCATCCACCAGGCGGCGCTGGCCATCGAGGAAAAACCCTTGCTGCCCTGGCTCCACGGGGGCTTCACCGGAATCGCCTGGTCCATCGAGCGGCTCGGCGCCCTCGGCCTCCACGGACTCGAGGACATGGACGAGATCGACCAGGTGCTGCTCGACCTCCTCACGCGGCAGCCGTGGAGCGCGGAGTACGATCTCCTCCAGGGCCTGGTGGGCCTGGGCGTCTACGCGCTGGAGCGCCTGCCGCGCCCCCTCGCCGTCCAATGCCTGGAGGCCATCGTCGCGCGGCTGGAGGAACGCTCCACCCGCGCGGGCTCGGGCCTGTCGTGGTGGACGCCGCCCCATCACCTGCCGCCCCAGCAGCGCGCCATGTACACCGCGGGCTGTTTCAACCTGGGCGCCGCGCACGGCGTGCCCGCCGTCGTCGCCCTGCTCGCGTTGATCTCCCGCACGGGCGTGGCGGAGAAGAAGGCACGTGAGCTCGCCCAGGGGGGAGCGCGCTGGCTGCTCGCCAACGCGCTCCCGCACAGCCCCGGCGCGCGCTTTCCCTCGGCCGTGGCGCCGGGCGTGGACGTGACGCCCTGCCGCTCGGCCTGGTGCCACGGCGACCCCGGCGTCGTCCTGTGCCTCGTCGTCACCGCGCAAGCGCTCGGAGACGAGCAGCTCGAGCGCGAGGCACTGGCCATCGCCCGCGAGGCCGCCCTGCGCCCCGAGGAGCAGTCCGGCGTGTGCGACGCGGGCCTGTGCCATGGCGCGGCCGGCCTCGGCCACATCTACAACCGGCTCTACCAGGTGTCGGGAGACGCCACGTTCAAGCAGACCGCCACCGAGTGGTTCACCCGCACGCTGCGCATGCGCCGCCCCGGCGAGGGCGTGGCCGGCTTCGTCTTCTGGTCCTCGCCCACCGGCAAGAACGAGGACATGGGGTGGATCGCCGACAAGAGCCTGCTCAACGGCGTCACCGGCACCGCGCTCGCCCTGCTCGCCGCCGCTCAGCCCCACACCCCGCTGTGGGACGGCATGTTGATGGCCTCCATCCCCGCTTGA
- the coaA gene encoding type I pantothenate kinase yields the protein MSVPKQQAASMFVDFERDAWRALRASTPLLLDAAEVERLRGLGEQLDLKEVEEVYLPLSRLLNLHVAAAQSLWTAQQAFLGGFTQRVPFVIGIAGSVAVGKSTTARILQALLSRWPDHPHVELVTTDGFLYPNRVLTERGLMLRKGFPESYDRRALVRFLAEIKSGRAEVSAPVYSHLVYDIVPGEFLSIRRPDILILEGLNVLQTGSVEGGKLPHTFLSDFFDFSIYVDAHEQDIRRWYVDRFLSLRETAFRDERSFFRRFAELSEEQATARALSIWAEINGPNLAQNIAPTRSRARLILLKGSDHKVRRVRMRKM from the coding sequence ATGTCCGTACCCAAGCAACAGGCCGCGTCCATGTTCGTCGATTTCGAGCGCGATGCGTGGAGGGCGTTGCGCGCGTCGACTCCGCTGCTGCTCGACGCGGCGGAGGTCGAGAGGCTGCGAGGACTGGGCGAGCAGCTGGACTTGAAGGAGGTGGAGGAGGTCTATCTGCCCCTGTCCCGGCTGCTCAACCTGCACGTGGCGGCGGCGCAGAGCCTGTGGACGGCGCAGCAGGCGTTCCTGGGCGGCTTCACCCAGCGGGTGCCGTTCGTCATCGGCATCGCGGGCAGTGTGGCGGTGGGCAAGAGCACCACGGCGCGCATCCTCCAGGCGCTGCTGTCACGCTGGCCGGACCACCCCCACGTGGAGCTCGTCACCACGGACGGCTTCCTCTACCCCAACCGGGTGCTCACCGAGCGCGGCCTCATGCTGCGCAAGGGCTTCCCGGAGAGCTACGACCGGCGCGCCCTGGTGCGCTTCCTCGCGGAGATCAAATCCGGCCGCGCCGAGGTGAGCGCCCCCGTCTACTCGCACCTCGTCTACGACATCGTCCCCGGTGAGTTCCTGTCCATCCGCCGGCCGGACATCCTCATCCTCGAGGGGCTCAACGTCCTGCAGACGGGGTCCGTGGAGGGGGGGAAGCTGCCGCACACCTTCCTGTCGGACTTCTTCGACTTCTCCATCTACGTGGACGCGCACGAGCAGGACATCCGCCGCTGGTACGTGGACCGCTTCCTGAGCTTGCGCGAGACGGCGTTCCGCGACGAGCGCTCCTTCTTCCGGCGCTTCGCCGAGCTCTCCGAGGAGCAGGCCACGGCGCGCGCCCTGTCCATCTGGGCGGAGATCAACGGACCCAACCTGGCGCAGAACATCGCGCCCACGCGCTCACGCGCGCGGCTCATCCTGCTCAAGGGCTCGGACCACAAGGTGCGCCGCGTGCGCATGCGCAAGATGTGA
- a CDS encoding bifunctional ornithine acetyltransferase/N-acetylglutamate synthase, which translates to MPAEVDKPAKMNLTLIVLDEPTPAFGAVFTTNAFPGAPVLVGRERLREPTLGAVVVNNKVSNVCAPGGVEASERLCAEVARGLGLSATQVLPCSTGVIGWRLPVDAMVGAVPAAVASLDARSVMPAAEGIMTTDLYPKVRRASVGQGSIVGIAKGAGMLEPNLATMLVYLLTDVDVPRDALRATLRSVAARTFGCISVDSDTSTSDTVALLSSRQVPCPSLEQFESALERVCADLAEDLVRNGEGVHHVMRVRVHGAPDEAVARGIGKSVVNSPLFQCAVNGNDPNVGRLVMAIGKYVGAHHPGMDLSRCTLRMGGRVILQQGTFRLDHEAERALVAHMKEAELYASVAPADGLTFRPPVTWPPHERAVELDVDLGLGSAACTVLGSDRSHEYISENADYRS; encoded by the coding sequence GTGCCCGCCGAGGTGGACAAGCCCGCGAAGATGAACCTCACGCTCATCGTGCTCGACGAGCCGACGCCGGCGTTCGGGGCGGTGTTCACGACGAACGCGTTCCCCGGGGCGCCAGTGCTCGTGGGCCGTGAGCGGCTGCGCGAGCCCACGCTGGGCGCGGTGGTGGTGAACAACAAGGTGAGCAACGTGTGCGCGCCGGGCGGCGTCGAGGCCTCCGAGCGGCTGTGCGCGGAGGTGGCGCGGGGCCTGGGGTTGAGCGCCACGCAGGTGCTGCCCTGCTCCACGGGCGTCATCGGGTGGCGGCTGCCGGTGGACGCCATGGTGGGCGCGGTGCCCGCGGCGGTGGCCTCGCTCGACGCCCGCTCCGTGATGCCCGCCGCCGAGGGCATCATGACGACCGACCTCTACCCCAAGGTGCGCCGGGCCTCCGTGGGCCAGGGAAGCATCGTGGGCATCGCCAAGGGGGCGGGGATGCTCGAGCCCAACCTGGCCACCATGCTCGTCTACCTGCTCACCGACGTGGACGTGCCCCGCGACGCCCTGCGCGCCACCCTGCGCTCGGTGGCCGCCAGGACGTTCGGCTGCATCAGCGTGGACAGCGACACCAGCACCTCGGACACCGTGGCACTCCTCTCCTCGCGCCAGGTGCCCTGCCCCTCCCTGGAGCAGTTCGAGTCCGCGCTCGAGCGCGTGTGCGCCGACCTCGCCGAGGACCTGGTGCGCAATGGGGAAGGCGTCCACCACGTCATGCGCGTGCGCGTGCACGGCGCGCCGGACGAGGCGGTGGCGCGCGGCATCGGCAAGTCCGTGGTGAACTCGCCCCTGTTCCAGTGCGCCGTCAACGGCAACGATCCCAACGTGGGCCGGCTGGTGATGGCCATCGGCAAGTACGTGGGCGCCCACCACCCGGGGATGGATCTGTCGCGCTGCACGCTGCGCATGGGCGGGCGCGTCATCCTCCAGCAGGGCACCTTCCGGCTCGACCACGAGGCCGAACGCGCCCTGGTGGCGCACATGAAGGAGGCCGAGCTGTACGCGAGCGTGGCGCCCGCGGACGGGCTCACCTTCCGGCCTCCAGTGACGTGGCCCCCGCACGAGCGCGCGGTGGAGCTCGACGTGGACCTGGGGCTGGGCTCGGCGGCGTGCACGGTGCTCGGCTCGGACCGCAGCCACGAGTACATCAGCGAGAACGCGGACTACCGCAGCTGA